GAAACAAGGTTTTCTTGATCTGGATCATTTACATACTTTGGTTCTGGACGAAGCAGATCAAATGCTGGATATGGGTTTTATAAACGATGTAAAAAAGATCGTAAAACTAACTCCCAAAAACCGTCAAACGCTATTGTTTTCGGCTACAATGCCAATTGCAATACGTGAATTGGCGGAAATGTTCCTGAAAGATCCTGCTAAAGTCGAAGTTTCTCCTGTTTCATCTACTGCCGAAAATGTTGAACAACGTGTTTACTTTGTTGAAAAAACGGAGAAAAGAAATTTATTATATCATTTAATAAAAAACGAAGATTTATCGAATGTTTTGGTTTTTTCAAGAACTAAACATGGTGCAGATAATGTTGTAAAAGCACTTCGTAAAAAAGATATTCCGGCCGAAGCAATTCACGGAGATAAATCTCAAAATGCAAGACAACGTGTTTTAGATGCGTTCAAAAACAAAGAAGTTGGCGTTCTTGTAGCAACTGATATCGCAGCAAGAGGAATCGACATTGACCAATTGCCATTTGTAATTAACTTTGATTTACCTAATATTCCTGAAACTTATGTTCATAGAATTGGACGTACAGGACGTGCCGGAAACGGAGGAATTGCAATCTCTTTTTGTAGTAAAGACGAACAGCCTTACTGGAAAGACATTCAAAAATTGATAAAAGTTGATGTAAAAACAATTACAGATCATCCTTATCCATGGCATTCCGGAAGCCCTGAAGCATCGGCTGAAAAACCTAAAAATTCAAACCGAAGCGGTGGTGCTCATAAATCAAGAAAATCAAACGCTTCTAAACAAAATAAAAAACGCTGGTATTAAACTGAGCGTTTGAATATAAATCAATACAAAACACGAATTTCACTAATTTGCACAAATTTTAATAGGTCAGCCTAGTTTGTGCAAATTAGTGAAATTCGTGTTTTATACTTCTTCTCATCTTAACAACCGTTTTTTGCTTCGTTTATTAAGTAATTTATAATTTTAAACAACTTAACCGGTTCAAACGGTTTTATAATAATATCGTTTATTCCTGACGAAATCGCTTCTTCTGCAATTTCATCTTTATCAAAAGCAGTAAGCGCTACAACTGGCGTTTTTATACCCAGCAAACGAATTCTTTTAGTTGTTTCGAATCCATTCATTAAAGGCATATTTATATCCATTAAAATCAGATCAAATGTTTCATTTTCTAAGATTTTAAGCGCCGAAAAACCATCGTCTACCACTTTACAGATATAATTATTCTTCTCAATGATTTTCTTAGTAACCAACTGATTAATGAGATTATCTTCGACAATTAATATCTTATAAATTTCGTTTGAAGTTAAATCAACTTCAATTTCTTCAATAATAGTTTTTGTTTTTTGAGGATCATATTCAAAGGGAATAGTAAATGAAAATGAAGTTCCTTCGCCAATATCACTTTCCAGTGTTATTGTACTACCAAAAAGCCCTAACAATCGTTTTACAATACTTAATCCTAATCCGGTTCCTTGATAATCTTCATCTTTTCTTCCGACCTGAACAAACTTTTCAAAAATTTTCCCTTGATCAATCGCCGCAATTCCAACGCCATTATCCCTAATTAGAAAATCCAGAAAATACATTTTACCTTCTATTCCATCAAGCTTTACAATGATTTCAACTTCTCCGTCTTTAGTAAATTTCAATCCATTACTTACTAAATTCATGATAATCTGAGCCAATCGCAACTTGTCTCCAATCAAATATTCAGGAATATTGGGATCGATTGAAACATTAATTTTGTTATTATTTTTTTGAGATAAAAAGGAAAGTGAGTTTTTTATCATTGTAATTTCGTCCGAAATATTAAATGTCAAACTCTCCAGAACAACTTTATTCTCTTCTATTTTATTGATTTGAAGAATATCATTTACTAAAGACAATAAATATCTGGCCGAAAATTTCAAAGCACTTAAATGCTGGCTTTGTGATAATTCTTTATGTTCTTCCAGAAGCATATTAGTTATTCCCACTACTCCATACAACGGAGTACGCAATTCGTGGCTTATAGTCGAAATAAATTGCGTTTTAAGCATCGAAGCTTCTTCCGCAATTTCTTTTGCCTTTAGAAGCTCTAAATTATGCCTTTTCTTAAATCTGATGTTTTTTATTAAAGTAACAATTAATAAAAGTAGAATAAAAGAGATAACGATAAACAGAATAACAATAATTCTGGATTTTTTTAAACTTTGATATTGTGTTATTTTTTCGTTTTCGATTTTATCAATTTGCCTTTTGTACTCGTCCAATTCAAGATTAAAACCTGCTATAGAAGCTTTCTTAACCTTCTCATCATTATAGATTTGTTCCGTTATTTTATTATAGGCGGATAAATTGGCATAGGCTTCCTTAAATTCTTCATTTTTAGTCAAAAATTTTGAATACTCTAAATGCGCATATGACAAATCTAATTTTTCTACATGTTCATTCCCCAACTTTATAGCTTTTTCAAAATAAACACGAGCTTTAGAACCCTCATCTTTGTAGCTGCAATACATACCGTTTAACATATTAGTAATTATAACGGTATCATCATCTCCAACTTCCTTCTGATGTTTATTTACAAAACTTAAGTAGGGATATCCTTTTTCGAAATTACCAATATCAAAATAAGCCCAGGCGATATTAACATTCGTAAAATATATCTGGCTCAGATCTTTAGTTTTACTACTTAATTCTATCGATTTTTTATAAAAAATGATTCCTTGTTTGTATTGTTTCTTTTCAAAGCAATATATATTACCCAGATTGTTATATAGCATATTCTTAAAGCCATCATTCTTTGCTTTGTCAGCATAAAAAAGGCTTTTTTTATAAAAAAAAATTGCTTTATCGTATTCTACTAAATCATTATAATTGGCGCCGATTATATTGTAAGAACGGGCAATAAAATAATCATTTTTGGTAATTGTTGATTGATTAAGCGCAACTCTGGAAATAATTAATGATTTTTCATAATTTGACTCTCTATA
This genomic window from Flavobacterium sp. 9 contains:
- a CDS encoding DEAD/DEAH box helicase — translated: MLFEDLSLSKSIQKAVFEEGYLNPTPIQEQSIPIVLAGRDLIGCAQTGTGKTAAFAIPIIHQLHRIVGSSKKAKVIRALIVTPTRELAVQIGQSFDTYAKYTNLTQLTIFGGVSQNPQVDTLKQGVDILVATPGRLLDLQKQGFLDLDHLHTLVLDEADQMLDMGFINDVKKIVKLTPKNRQTLLFSATMPIAIRELAEMFLKDPAKVEVSPVSSTAENVEQRVYFVEKTEKRNLLYHLIKNEDLSNVLVFSRTKHGADNVVKALRKKDIPAEAIHGDKSQNARQRVLDAFKNKEVGVLVATDIAARGIDIDQLPFVINFDLPNIPETYVHRIGRTGRAGNGGIAISFCSKDEQPYWKDIQKLIKVDVKTITDHPYPWHSGSPEASAEKPKNSNRSGGAHKSRKSNASKQNKKRWY
- a CDS encoding response regulator; translation: MNLFSFNLWAQNNLSTEKIDKLILEALSNYRESNYEKSLIISRVALNQSTITKNDYFIARSYNIIGANYNDLVEYDKAIFFYKKSLFYADKAKNDGFKNMLYNNLGNIYCFEKKQYKQGIIFYKKSIELSSKTKDLSQIYFTNVNIAWAYFDIGNFEKGYPYLSFVNKHQKEVGDDDTVIITNMLNGMYCSYKDEGSKARVYFEKAIKLGNEHVEKLDLSYAHLEYSKFLTKNEEFKEAYANLSAYNKITEQIYNDEKVKKASIAGFNLELDEYKRQIDKIENEKITQYQSLKKSRIIVILFIVISFILLLLIVTLIKNIRFKKRHNLELLKAKEIAEEASMLKTQFISTISHELRTPLYGVVGITNMLLEEHKELSQSQHLSALKFSARYLLSLVNDILQINKIEENKVVLESLTFNISDEITMIKNSLSFLSQKNNNKINVSIDPNIPEYLIGDKLRLAQIIMNLVSNGLKFTKDGEVEIIVKLDGIEGKMYFLDFLIRDNGVGIAAIDQGKIFEKFVQVGRKDEDYQGTGLGLSIVKRLLGLFGSTITLESDIGEGTSFSFTIPFEYDPQKTKTIIEEIEVDLTSNEIYKILIVEDNLINQLVTKKIIEKNNYICKVVDDGFSALKILENETFDLILMDINMPLMNGFETTKRIRLLGIKTPVVALTAFDKDEIAEEAISSGINDIIIKPFEPVKLFKIINYLINEAKNGC